One Oncorhynchus masou masou isolate Uvic2021 chromosome 18, UVic_Omas_1.1, whole genome shotgun sequence DNA window includes the following coding sequences:
- the LOC135503733 gene encoding putative protein MSS51 homolog, mitochondrial: MTDNKSAPAPGGKAKALAFKSQKEMFQKMEESFKFCASCRKQPGQVSDAQTLKRCVSCLNVYYCSKECQKADWPQHKKVCLELRLVAIDRLVEWLVFKGDLPFSTGKWTRPQGEVKGWDDWLAMQGDLTPRLDAILSGTNMTDLWTNASRPKPEDDDLRKSIWRVSSEFLSRPMTIALGFRLFGLNPYSKPLTIHLIGVSDNETLGARLTDYDELDRMFPGHKGLEVVMVGPEVVDGPIMRPPLTNFGPKTMTYISAYKGLYHQFFEELVETEKAAKPDLVVGFHPGFDASQGLDQGWLPTLLLLRDYEIPSLFTALEKTEMTYSLQILSELEMDLKGSGVNPFASQKPEQVQATPNKPPVYCNSHYFCFQGLLETVEFEEPEDD; this comes from the exons ATGACAGATAACAAGAG TGCCCCAGCACCAGGGGGTAAGGCCAAAGCCTTGGCCTTCAAGTCTCAGAAAGAGATGTTTCAGAAGATGGAGGAATCGTTCAAATTCTGTGCCAGTTGCAGAAAGCAGCCTGGTCAGGTTTCAGATGCACAAACGCTCAAACGCTGTGTGAG TTGTCTGAATGTCTACTATTGCAGTAAAGAGTGTCAGAAGGCTGATTGGCCTCAGCACAAGAAGGTCTGCTTGGAGTTGCGTCTAGTAGCCATTGACCGACTGGTGGAATGGCTCGTGTTCAAAG GAGACCTCCCATTCTCCACAGGGAAGTGGACTCGGCCTCAAGGGGAGGTGAAGGGATGGGATGACTGGCTTGCCATGCAAGGGGACCTCACCCCCCGTCTGGACGCCATCTTGTCGGGCACTAATATGACAGACCTTTGGACCAACGCCAGCAGGCCCAAGCCAGAGGACGATGACCTGAGAAAGTCAATTTGGCGGGTATCGAGCGAGTTCCTCTCCCGACCAATGACTATTGCCCTAGGGTTTAGACTGTTTGGCTTAAACCCGTATTCCAAACCCCTCACCATCCACTTGATAGGGGTTTCTGACAATGAGACCCTGGGAGCCCGACTGACGGACTATGATGAACTGGACCGAATGTTCCCTGGACACAAGGGTctggaggtggtgatggtgggacCCGAGGTTGTGGACGGGCCAATCATGAGGCCCCCACTAACTAACTTTGGCCCCAAGACGATGACCTATATCAGTGCCTACAAGGGCCTCTACCACCAGTTCTTTGAGGAGCTTGTGGAGACCGAGAAAGCAGCTAAGCCAGATCTGGTGGTTGGATTTCACCCAG GGTTTGATGCCAGTCAAGGCCTCGATCAGGGCTGGCTACCAACACTGCTGCTCCTCAGGGACTACGAGATCCCCTCCCTATTTACTGCACTAGA GAAGACAGAGATGACCTactctttgcagatcctctcagagTTGGAGATGGATTTAAAAGGCAGTGGAGTCAACCCCTTTGCCTCCCAGAAACCAGAGCAGGTCCAGGCCACTCCTAACAAACCACCTGTATATTGCAACTCCCATTACTTCTGCTTCCAGGGCCTACTGGAAACAGTGGAGTTTGAAGAACCAGAGGACGATTGA
- the LOC135503734 gene encoding myeloid-associated differentiation marker-like protein 2, with amino-acid sequence MCKHFKSLLNILRLLEIILCTLALVIPMFRGRMVNPYGIYCEFIWVFCVIMAVVLLVSEIMQLHILLPNWDDLVCGLTMLCTLMVAAATLIFAIVFGCLSCISSVFCIIFSLAATVVFLVDSVKRKMKCPKGYLSNLRGILRFTEAVLACIILAGATNYFLGVEGEFRPPAMLWCIVVYAVCLPVTVLIIPIHLCSLLECLISCIGMDLLELVFNIVAVVLYLSAVILWPVFGYKHYREYNPPNCDYCRHNDLDVVTVGTIANLILYVVDLVFTILARLKS; translated from the coding sequence atgtgtaaacaCTTCAAGAGTCTGCTCAACATCTTGAGGCTGCTGGAGATCATACTGTGTACGTTAGCCTTGGTCATCCCTATGTTTAGGGGTAGGATGGTGAACCCATACGGCATCTACTGCGAGTTCATCTGGGTCTTCTGTGTCATTATGGCTGTGGTCCTACTGGTGTCCGAGATCATGCAATTGCACATCCTCCTGCCCAACTGGGACGACCTTGTTTGCGGTCTGACCATGCTGTGCACGCTCATGGTCGCCGCCGCCACGCTCATTTTCGCCATCGTCTTTGGCTGCCTGTCGTGTATCAGCAGTGTCTTCTGCATCATCTTCTCATTGGCCGCTACCGTGGTCTTCCTGGTAGACAGTGTCAAGAGAAAAATGAAGTGTCCAAAGGGCTATCTATCAAACCTAAGGGGTATTCTGAGATTCACAGAGGCCGTCCTGGCTTGCATCATCCTCGCCGGCGCCACCAACTACTTCCTGGGTGTGGAAGGCGAATTCCGTCCACCAGCCATGTTGTGGTGCATTGTAGTCTATGCAGTCTGTCTCCCTGTGACCGTTCTCATCATACCCATCCATCTGTGCAGTCTACTTGAATGTCTCATCTCCTGTATTGGGATGGATCTGTTGGAGTTGGTGTTTAACATAGTGGCTGTGGTGTTGTACCTGTCTGCTGTCATCCTCTGGCCTGTCTTTGGTTACAAGCACTACCGTGAGTACAATCCACCAAACTGTGACTACTGTCGCCATAACGACCTGGATGTGGTAACTGTGGGGACCATTGCCAATCTCATCCTCTACGTCGTGGACTTGGTTTTCACCATCTTGGCTCGACTGAAATCCTAA
- the LOC135503735 gene encoding myeloid-associated differentiation marker-like protein 2: MDKIKKVLSEAVFTPSSLINGRGALHMTQIVLGILTFILAAVQGETQHTYWNYAMFTWAFCSIMTLIITVIEMFMLHLLLKFCLDWDDFTTGMAMSSALMTTSVFVMYANFYICKKCLYSIVIAFLALLCGVAYILEVVKDKFIDKKKGSYLAALPGFWKVLEAFVSCIIFISLTGYDGKPALIMCIVAYVIPFPIIPIIIITNIFTKIKNCLPFNIDRFVFIFLVISVVLYTFAAIIWPIYTFRGNPRPSDCPGSFCIWAIQFMVAFMTYVNLILFIMDLVFTLLGMCGFKRS; encoded by the coding sequence ATGGACAAAATTAAAAAGGTCCTGTCCGAAGCCGTATTCACTCCTTCCTCTCTAATAAATGGACGAGGGGCCCTGCACATGACTCAGATAGTGCTGGGCATCTTGACCTTCATCCTGGCCGCTGTTCAGGGCGAGACTCAACACACCTACTGGAACTATGCCATGTTCACCTGGGCCTTCTGCTCGATCATGACCCTCATCATCACCGTCATTGAGATGTTCATGCTCCACCTCCTCCTCAAGTTTTGTCTGGACTGGGACGACTTCACCACGGGAATGGCGATGTCCTCCGCTCTCATGACCACGTCCGTTTTCGTCATGTACGCCAACTTCTACATCTGCAAAAAATGTTTGTACTCGATTGTGATCGCCTTCCTAGCCCTACTTTGTGGCGTGGCCTACATCTTAGAGGTAGTGAAAGATAAGTTCATCGATAAGAAGAAGGGGAGCTACCTGGCCGCCCTGCCTGGCTTCTGGAAAGTTCTGGAGGCTTTCGTGAGCTGCATAATTTTTATCTCCCTCACGGGTTATGACGGGAAACCGGCACTGATCATGTGCATTGTGGCCTATGTCATTCCCTTTCCCATCATCCCTATTATCATCATCACCAACATCTTCACAAAAATTAAGAACTGTTTGCCATTtaatatagacaggtttgtgtttatatttctggTAATCTCTGTGGTCCTCTATACCTTTGCTGCCATCATCTGGCCCATCTATACATTCAGAGGCAACCCTCGTCCCAGTGACTGTCCTGGAAGCTTCTGTATCTGGGCCATTCAGTTCATGGTGGCATTCATGACATACGTCAATCTGATCCTCTTTATAATGGACTTGGTGTTTACCCTGCTTGGGATGTGTGGCTTCAAACGCTCATAG